In Argiope bruennichi chromosome X1, qqArgBrue1.1, whole genome shotgun sequence, a single window of DNA contains:
- the LOC129959374 gene encoding uncharacterized protein LOC129959374, which produces MGKVPQEESSEENLAITVLSLFVNEAEITNLWKLDSIGINDPVEKKSKNEIDLRTKEYFLETVTINKDGRYEVCLPWSDKSPLPDNLDLAKKRLDCTTSKLIVMNMYEKYENILPNWLDEDIIEEVPTNEMNFYGNYFPHRAVIKLSSSTTPIRPVFEASARLANYPSLNQCLGCGPNLIELIPNILRFREGQIGVIADTRKTFLQISIRKEDRDFLRFLWWENREEKKLRVFRHTRVVFGVKCSPFLLASVIEYHIQKCEGFEESLKKRLLESFCIDNVVTSVDSTDQLD; this is translated from the coding sequence ATGGGTAAGGTACCACAGGAAGAATCTTCGGAAGAAAACCTGGCGATAACAGTGCTgtccttatttgtaaatgaagctgaaatcacaaatttatggaaattagattCAATCGGAATCAATGATCCTGTTGAGAAAAAATCTAAGAACGAGATTGACCTTCGGACCAAGGAGTATTTTTTAGAaacggtaacaattaataaagatgGTCGATATGAGGTTTGTTTACCATGGTCTGATAAGTCACCTTTGCCCGACAACTTGGATTTGGCGAAGAAAAGGCTCGACTGCACTACCTCAAAACTTATAGTTATGaatatgtatgagaaatatgaaaatattcttccaAATTGGTTAGATGAAGACATAATAGAGGAAGTTCCGACCAACGAAATGAACTTTTATGGTAATTATTTTCCTCACCGTGCAGTGATAAAACTAAGCAGCAGCACTACTCCAATTCGTCCGGTATTTGAAGCTTCAGCGAGATTAGCAAATTATCCATCTTTGAATCAGTGCTTGGGATGTGGTCCTAATCTCATTGAGcttattccaaatattcttcGATTCAGAGAGGGACAGATTGGCGTTATAGCTGACACCAGGAAAACTTTTCTGCAAATTAGTATTCGTAAAGAGGATAGAGACTTCCTTCGGTTTTTGTGGTgggaaaatagagaagaaaagaaattgagagtTTTTCGTCACACAAGAGTTGTTTTTGGGGTAAAATGTAGCCCTTTTCTTTTAGCTTCAGTAATTGAGTAccatattcaaaaatgtgaaggaTTTGAAGAATCTTTGAAGAAAAGACTTTTGGAGAGTTTCTGCATTGATAATGTCGTTACTAGTGTCGACAGTACAGACCAATTAGATTGA
- the LOC129959373 gene encoding uncharacterized protein LOC129959373 produces the protein MAKGGFDLREWEWSGDCETNSKEETRVLGLIWNKKLDTLKINMKWLDSINVEKVTKRGMLSTVHKVFDPFGFTAPVMLCPKIMLQKAWKLGTSWDEGITGELCKEFLQWFQELKHLSDIQIPRCVQASSKDISNCTIHTFVDGSKDAYAAVTFLRIENNGRIELFLLAAKSRVAPLRGTTIPRMELLAAVIGARLAYSVAEALGWKNVTIYYWSDSTTVLAWILRKENWSVFVRNRVQEIRKLSNPTSWRHIPGDTNPADLPSRGCKAKHLVSLRWWEGPQWMKNAFEFQNIMGSSNHDWNEGEIRKEKSKTTYILSNNEACGVANWYYRYFSNYDRIVRLVAWILRFKNNFKNITEKKHGELTATEFQEAEMKHEVVKRLIYNAHVKNCHAGVQILLNALIEKYWILNGRKAVKHVVVNCITCKRYSLKNIEVISPPLPENRVKDATVFQITGVDMAGPLFLKEDKKSRVLIFTCAVYRAVHFELVTAASTDVFLMAFRRFVSRRGRCATIYCDNGSNFVGAANYLKQLDWNRIQKYGAINSIDCKFNPPTAAWWGGWWE, from the exons ATGGCAAAAGGTGGTTTTGATCTTAGAGAATGGGAATGGTCTGGCGACTGTGAAACTAATTCAAAGGAAGAAACTCGGGTATTAGGtcttatttggaataagaaattagacactttgaaaattaacatgaaatggcTGGATAGCATTAATgtggaaaaagtaactaaaaggGGTATGTTATCTACAGTACATAAAGTATTTGATCCTTTTGGATTCACTGCACCAGTGATGCTTTGTCCgaaaataatgctacaaaaggCATGGAAATTAGGTACAAGTTGGGATGAAGGAATAACTGGTGAGCTTTGTAAAGAATTTCTACAGTGGTTTCAAGAACTTAAGCATTTGTCTGACATACAGATTCCTAGGTGTGTTCAAGCATCTTCAAAAGATATAAGTAACTGCACTATTCATACGTTTGTTGATGGAAGCAAAGATGCATATGCTGCTGTTACATtccttagaatagaaaataatggtcGAATCGAGCTATTTCTACTTGCAGCGAAATCTCGAGTGGCTCCTTTAAGAGGCACAACTATCCCAAGAATGGAACTTCTTGCGGCGGTGATTGGAGCGAGGCTAGCGTATTCAGTTGCTGAAGCTCTTGGTTGGAAAAATGTTACGATATATTACTGGAGTGATTCTACAACAGTGCTTGCATGGATATTACGGAAAGAAAATTGGTCTGTCTTCGTTAGGAATAGAGTTCAAGAGATAAGGAAGTTGAGTAATCCTACATCATGGAGACACATACCTGGTGATACGAATCCTGCAGATTTACCTTCCAGAGGTTGCAAGGCAAAACATCTAGTCTCCCTAAGATGGTGGGAGGGTCCACAatggatgaaaaatgcttttgaatttcaaaacattatgggtTCCTCCAACCATGATTGGAATGAAGGAGAGATTAGAAAGGAAAAGTCTAAGACGacttatatattatcaaataatgaagcctGTGGTGTTGCAAACTGGTACTACAGATATTTTTCGAACTATGATAGAATAGTTCGTCTTGTTGCATGGATCCTCCGCTTCAAGaacaacttcaaaaatataactgagaAGAAGCATGGCGAATTAACAGCTACAGAATTTCAGGAAgcagaaatgaag CATGAAGTGGTAAAGCGGTTAATCTATAATGCTCACGTTAAGAACTGTCATGCTGGAGTCCAGATACTATTGAATGCACTTATAGAAAAGTACTGGATCCTAAATGGAAGAAAAGCGGTGAAACATGTGGTGGTCAATTGCATTACGTGTAAAAGATATAGCTTAAAGAACATAGAAGTTATAAGTCCCCCCCTTCCAGAAAATAGAGTAAAGGATGCTACGGTGTTTCAGATAACCGGCGTTGATATGGCTGGACCTTTATTCCTTAAAGAAGACAAGAAGAGCAGGGTTCTAATTTTTACTTGTGCAGTGTACAGAGCAGTTCATTTCGAGCTTGTTACTGCTGCATCGACCgatgtttttttaatggcctTTAGGAGATTTGTTTCTCGCAGAGGAAGATGCGCAACAATATACTGCGATAATGGCTCCAATTTTGTTGGAGCagccaactatttaaaacaactggATTGGAACCGTATCCAAAAATATGGAGCAATAAACTCTATTGACTGTAAGTTTAATCCTCCAACTGCTGCCTGGTGGGGCGGGTGGTGGGAgtga